The Deltaproteobacteria bacterium genome window below encodes:
- the amrB gene encoding AmmeMemoRadiSam system protein B, with translation MFWAQPLFARDRHYTSYSDSPETFLRAIESYKRAPHSACAFGDKKPRAGILPHHFLASSMMVDFFECFAAQGSPKRIILIGPDHYSKGIYSASFSSLPWKTPFGMISADADAVGNMRRAISVKEDAGAFSGEHSVGILIPFVKQYFPEARIVPILVRNHVSRPDMLKLAEQLKRYAKDPGTVILLSMDFSHDKTPKEADKMDERSKAVIQGLDIGRIKDVDADNRPGLFMLMKFLKDSGIDSVYFREHSNAAIIAGRPDLKSVTSYFTVFFLK, from the coding sequence TTGTTTTGGGCACAGCCGCTCTTTGCCAGAGACCGTCACTATACGTCTTATAGCGACAGCCCCGAGACCTTTCTCAGGGCAATCGAAAGCTACAAGCGCGCGCCTCATTCCGCGTGCGCGTTTGGCGATAAGAAACCAAGGGCCGGGATACTGCCGCACCATTTTCTCGCAAGTTCGATGATGGTGGATTTTTTCGAATGTTTTGCCGCGCAGGGTTCTCCCAAGCGCATAATCCTCATAGGCCCCGACCATTACAGTAAGGGTATTTACAGCGCGTCTTTTTCTTCTTTGCCGTGGAAGACGCCTTTTGGCATGATAAGCGCCGATGCCGATGCAGTAGGCAATATGAGGCGGGCTATTTCAGTTAAGGAAGATGCCGGGGCATTTAGCGGCGAGCACTCAGTCGGAATACTGATACCTTTTGTAAAGCAATATTTTCCAGAGGCGCGGATAGTGCCAATTCTTGTACGTAACCACGTGTCGAGGCCTGACATGCTGAAACTTGCAGAACAACTCAAGCGTTACGCCAAGGACCCGGGCACAGTTATCCTTCTTAGTATGGATTTTTCACATGATAAGACGCCAAAGGAGGCTGATAAAATGGATGAACGCTCCAAGGCCGTGATACAGGGGCTCGATATCGGCAGGATAAAGGATGTTGACGCGGATAATAGGCCGGGGCTGTTCATGCTTATGAAATTTCTAAAGGACTCGGGCATAGATAGCGTTTATTTCCGTGAGCATTCGAATGCCGCCATTATAGCAGGCAGGCCGGATTTAAAGAGCGTTACCAGTTATTTTACGGTATTTTTTCTTAAGTAG
- the rimO gene encoding 30S ribosomal protein S12 methylthiotransferase RimO: protein MANNLKTVCLVSLGCPKNLVDSEIMLGMLKAAGLDIVTDRAAADVIIVNTCGFLESAAKESVDEILGLAEYKEKRCRMLIVAGCLTQRYKGELERELSEVDCFIGTGEYHKIADVVKNGPKERVMAGISTYVHDYSTPRILSTPSHFAYVKIAEGCSNLCSYCTIPSIRGAFRSRTIDSVVREAEDLAKAGVKEINLIAQDITSFGRDLKGADLPKLVRSLAKVGGIEWIRLLYLYPSRITDGLIKVIRDEDKVCKYIDMPVQHISTRVLKAMNRSGTKTGIKDVIKRIRRAIPDVTLRTSIIAGFPGETEKEFKELLTFVEETGFERLGVFKYSKEDGTPAARLSGQLTEKVKAARFRRLMGCQKKISLKKNKALIGSTIKVLIEAKGSFDGYSLVGRASTQAPEVDGVTYIKEGSAAPGDIVEARVKNVSAYDLMAEIA from the coding sequence ATGGCAAATAATCTGAAAACAGTATGCCTTGTAAGTCTCGGGTGTCCGAAGAACCTTGTTGATTCGGAAATCATGCTTGGCATGTTAAAGGCAGCAGGGCTGGATATCGTCACTGACAGGGCGGCGGCGGACGTCATCATCGTCAACACATGCGGGTTTCTCGAAAGTGCTGCAAAGGAGTCTGTTGACGAGATACTCGGGCTTGCCGAGTATAAAGAAAAGCGCTGCAGGATGCTCATTGTCGCAGGCTGTCTTACGCAGCGCTATAAGGGCGAGCTAGAGCGTGAACTTTCGGAGGTCGACTGCTTTATCGGCACCGGAGAGTACCACAAAATCGCCGATGTCGTTAAAAACGGCCCGAAAGAGCGCGTCATGGCCGGCATCTCCACCTATGTACATGACTATTCCACGCCGCGCATTCTTTCAACCCCAAGCCACTTTGCCTATGTTAAGATAGCGGAAGGCTGCAGTAACCTCTGCTCGTACTGCACTATTCCGTCCATACGCGGCGCTTTCAGAAGCAGAACCATAGACTCGGTCGTAAGAGAGGCAGAAGACCTCGCAAAGGCAGGGGTCAAGGAAATCAATCTTATTGCCCAGGACATTACGAGCTTTGGCAGAGATTTAAAGGGCGCGGATTTACCGAAACTCGTGCGGTCACTTGCAAAGGTTGGCGGCATAGAGTGGATACGGCTGCTTTATCTCTACCCGAGCCGCATCACCGACGGACTTATAAAAGTAATACGCGATGAAGATAAGGTATGTAAGTACATAGACATGCCGGTGCAACACATCTCGACGCGCGTGCTAAAGGCCATGAACAGGAGCGGTACGAAGACCGGGATAAAGGATGTTATAAAGCGCATAAGGCGGGCGATACCGGATGTAACACTTAGGACCTCCATAATCGCCGGGTTTCCGGGCGAGACAGAGAAGGAGTTTAAAGAGCTACTCACCTTTGTCGAGGAAACGGGCTTCGAGAGGCTCGGCGTTTTTAAGTATTCCAAAGAAGATGGCACACCTGCGGCCAGGCTTTCCGGGCAGCTTACGGAAAAGGTAAAGGCCGCGAGGTTTAGGCGCCTCATGGGCTGCCAGAAAAAGATATCTCTTAAGAAAAACAAGGCCTTAATCGGTTCTACTATTAAAGTGCTTATCGAGGCCAAGGGCAGCTTCGACGGTTACTCGCTTGTTGGCAGAGCCTCCACCCAGGCCCCTGAGGTGGACGGCGTGACGTATATAAAGGAAGGAAGTGCCGCCCCCGGCGATATTGTGGAGGCCAGGGTCAAGAATGTCTCTGCCTATGACCTCATGGCCGAGATAGCATAA